Genomic DNA from Flavobacterium sp. N502540:
TGAAGAACTCAACGGTGATTTCTTTTTAAGGGGCTAAGTTTTTTTAATAGTTTGATTTAAAGTAATTATCGCTCTGAAATTTCTTTTAGTTTATTTAATGCCGTTGGATAGGTACTTTTAAAATAATCTAAATATTCGTCTACGGTATCCAGATCTACAGTGACAGTAGTTATACCGTTATTTTCCTGATAGGAATAATTTTCATGTCCGCCAGTCCATTTTTCAACTTGTTCCCCCGTAGTAACTTCAGTTTCGCCATCCAGGAAACCGTAATGCCTTATAGATATAAATTTGGCTGGTTGGTTTTCTACAATTTCAGAAACCATTCCGCCCTTTTTTCCGTTTTCATCCAGGCCTACAAAATAAATTTTACCGCCTTTTTCCCAGCTTCCTTCATAGGTAGAAGTTGGATTAAATGCTGCTGTCCAATGTTCATAGGTGTTTTTGTCTTTCAAACCCAGCATCGCCTCATAAACTTTTTGAGCCGTTGCATTTATCTCTATTTTGAATTGTAGTTTTTCCATTTTTAATTAGCATTGATTAGATTTCAAATTTACATTTTATTTTTTTTTTTTTTTTGCTTATGTTTTTTGTTGTCTGATTATCAGTGCTTTTTGTTTTTGTGTGTCTTTATAATATATAAAAATAAGATTTATCACAAACCAAAAAATAGCGAATCTCTGCGAACTTAGCATAAATCTTAGTGCTCTTAGCGGTTAAAACTCCATCTAAAATTTCACCCAAAAAACATTGAAAATTAAACTTCAAACAAAACTTTATTCCTTAATTTTGTAACGCTAAAAATAAAATAGACAAACTATGAGTTCATTTGACGTAGTCATTATAGGTTCAGGTCCTGGCGGATATGTATCAGCAATTCGTTGCGCACAATTGGGATTTAAAACTGCAATTGTAGAAAAGTATAACTCTTTAGGCGGAACTTGCCTTAACGTAGGTTGTATTCCTTCAAAAGCATTGTTATCGTCTTCTCATCATTATGCGGAAATTGCACATTTTGCAGATCACGGAATCGAAGTTTCAGGTGATGTGAAAATCAATTTAGAGAAAATGATCGCGCGCAAGCAAGCTGTTGTAGATCAAACTGCTGGTGGAGTTAACTACTTAATGGATAAAAATAAAGTTACTGTTTTTAATGGTTTAGGTTCTTTTGTAGATGCAACGCACATTGCTGTGACAAAAGCTGACGGAACATCCGAAACTATTGAAGCAAAATATACTATAATTGCTACAGGTTCAAAACCATCTTCTTTGCCTTTCATTAAAATTGACAAAGAAAGAATCATCACTTCTACTGAGGCTTTAGCTTTAAAAGAAGTTCCAAAACACTTAGTAATTATTGGTGGTGGAGTAATCGGAATTGAGCTTGGACAAGTTTACCTTCGTTTAGGTGCTCAGGTTTCTGTAGTAGAATTCATGGACAGAATTATTCCGGGAATGGATAGTTCTTTGTCTAAAGAATTGACTAAAGTATTGAAAAAACAAGGAATGAAATTCTACGTTTCTCACAAAGTAAAATCAGTAGAAAGAAACGGTGATGCTGTTGTGGTTCAGGCTGAAAATGCAAAAGGAGAAACAATCACTTTAGAAGGAGATTATTCATTAGTTTCTGTTGGACGTCGTCCGTATACAGACGGATTGAACGCTGACAAAGCAGGAGTAAAAATTTCTGACAGAGGACAAGTGGAAGTAAACGATCATTTGCAAACTAGCGTTCCAAATATCTATGCTATCGGTGACGTTGTTCGTGGAGCAATGTTGGCACACAAAGCAGAAGAAGAAGGAACTATGGTTGCTGAAATCTTAGCAGGTCAAAAACCACATATCGATTACAACTTAATCCCTGGTGTTGTATACACCTGGCCAGAAGTTGCGGCAGTTGGACAAACAGAAGAGCAATTGAAAGCTGCAGGAGTTAAATACAAATCAGGAAGTTTCCCATTCAAAGCTTTAGGACGTGCGAGAGCAAGTGCTGACTTAGATGGATTCGTAAAAATCCTTGCTGATGAAAAAACAGATGAGGTTTTAGGTGTTCACATGATTGGAGCCCGTACAGCAGATTTAATCGCCGAAGCTGTTACAGCTATGGAATTTAAAGCTTCTGCTGAAGATATCTCAAGAATGAGCCATGCGCATCCAACTTTTGCTGAAGCAATAAAAGAAGCGGCTTTGGCAGCTACTGATAACAGAGCATTACACGTATAATTTACGTAAAATATATCTTAAAAGCCCGTCAGAATTATTTTTGACGGGTTTTTTATTGTCTTAGTATGTTAAAAATATAGTAAGTTTCTTTATTTTTTAAATAGACATTATAAGTTCCATTTTCTTCTTTATACAAATGGTACAAATATTTGTCGCCTTTAATACTTAAATTTTTTCGTGACAGATTGTTACTTTCAATAAATTCCAGCTCAAATTCACAACTGCCTTTTTTTCTGTAATGTAATTTTGAGAATGTACCATCACTAAAGCTTTCTGTCCATAAATGATCGCTTAAAGTTACGGCTACTTTAGCACCGCTATTTTCTACATAATAGTATTTTGAAGATTCATCAAAATGATTGCATTCCTCTCTGGATATTTCATCAAGAGGCTTTTCATTTTGCATGGACCAGCTGCTTTTCTCGGATTCGTTTGGAAAAAGAGCTACAAATTCGTTACAGTTTTTATGCAACCTGAAAAATAACTGCTCAAATACTCTTCTTTGAACAATACTATCCTTAAATTTTGTCAGGTAAGGAGTGATATGAGAATTATTGATTGTATTAATTCTGATTTCATTGTCTAAAGCCTGATTTTGAACCAATGATTTACAGATTTCGGTCGTTAGCGAATCTATAGATTTTATAGATTGTGATCTGGAAAAATGAACAAACAATAATAAGAAGGCGAGTAAATATTTTTTCATGTAAAATGGAAATTTTCATCAAATATAATTGTTTAGTAAAAGTATTCGGAGAATTGAATTTTATTCTTGTAATATTTGAGTCTAAAAATGAAAAAGTTCAGGAAAAATTTCGTAAATTAGAGGTATGATTCTGAGGTTGTATTTGCAGATTTTAAGGGTTTAATTGTTTGATAATTAAGCTTGTAGTTTTGTTTTTGCAGAAGCCGAAAAATGGTAGAGATACTATGTTTTAAGAGCACTGAAGAATTCAAAAAAAAGGTAGTTTTGAACTGCTAAATTTTTTTAGTAAATAAATTAAAGTTATCAGAGCAGATTCTAAATGACGGTTGTTATTATTCTTTTAAGTAGTAATATAGAGATAAAGGTAAATAACAGGGGCTATAATGTCATAAAAGACGAGTGAGAGGAAAGTATCGGGAAAAGCCAGCTTTATCAGAAAAGATAATATTGGTATGCTTAAGGTCTCATTTTTTGGTCCTTTTTATTCTGATTGTAAAGCAAAATAGTGTAAGTATTAAAAAAAGCAAACCCGACAGGTTTTTAAATCTGTCGGGTTTGCTTTTTAAGTCTAAAGTGAAAAATTGATTATCTGGTGAAAACGCTTTTGTAATTATCCCAATATCTGTAAATTAAGAACAAGTTGCCCAGGAATAGTAATACAGCAAGCGGCAATCCTTGTGGTGCCAGAAAGTAGTTGATAAACAAAATGTTCACCGTAATGGGTAAGATCAGTATATTGGCTAGTGTTACATATCGTCCTGTTACAAACGCAATTCCGCAAAGTAGTTCGATTGATTTTGCTAATGGCAATAAATATGTTGAGGCAACAAGTCCCATATTAAAAGCTTTAAAATCACCGGTAGTTTCTGGTTCCGGAGCCAGTTTGAAGAAAAAACTAAGAGAAGCGAATAATAACAGAAGGCCAATTAAAACACGGACAATAATGGTAGCAATTTTCATAATATTTAAGATTTTTAATGGGTTAAAAAAGTCTAATTTATTTTTGGAAAACGTTATAATCTGAACTCACCAATGATAAAAAGTAATTTTTATGACTTTTATATTGAGAATTTGACAGTCATTATCGTTCTATTTTGAGATAAATAGAATGCTATATCAAATATAACGATTTTTTTCTTATGAAATTGTTGTTTTTTAACACTTTTCTTATTTCTTAAAGTATTTTTTGTAAAGGAAAAATCCTCCAAAACCAATCAAAAGAAATGGCCACAAATTAATTAGAAAAACAAAGATCGTTTCAAGAATGTACCAGCCATTTTTTAGCGAATCGATGATTTGAATTCCCAGATTAGGTTTGTAAGCATCGCTGTCTTTTTCACTGGCTATTATCTCCTGTTTTATCGTTTCGTTTTGATACAGCTGTAAAGTTATAGTACTGAAGTTGATTTGATCCTCTAAAGATAAATTCTCAATAATGTTGTTATCATTGGCTTCTTTCTGGTTCGCCAGCGCATTTTCGGCTTCCATAACATCATTGATTTTTTTGCCTTTAGCATCAATTGCTTTTTCGACCCTTTTTTGTGTAACAGTGTTCCTTTTTTGTGAAAGCTGATTGGATAATAACTTCAATGAAACATCATCGGCTTTGATAAGTCTGAAGTCCAGAAAATCAATTTGTTTGGCTATGATTTTAATAACAGTATCGAGCTGCGTATTGGGAACACGGATTGTAATGTCGTTTTGTACCGTATATTTAGTGGTTTCAAGTGTGCTGTCGGGACTAATTTTGGTTTTAACCTGATCACGAATGGTACTTTGTAAGTTGGTGTAGGTTACAAAACCTCCAAATTTCTGAGTGGCGTTTTCAATTGCATAAGTAGATTTAACGACATTTTTTACCTTAAATTTAATGTCGGCAGTGCGAATAAATTTTTGCTTACCGTCTTTTTTTTCCACTGCTGCTGATGAAGAAACTGCAGTGCTGTCTGTTGCTGTTTGTTGATCTGTAATGTTTTCTGATGTAGCGGGATCGAATTTTTTGCAGGAAAAGAATAAGATGATAAGCACTAAGGAAGTCAATCCAAGGTTGGCAATTGTTTTCATAAATTTTTTTAGATTTAATGGGTTGAGTAATAATTTAGAGAATCCGTTTTTCAGGAGGAGACTAGGAAGATTCTTATCGATTTTTTGGTATAACGAATTCAATCTGTGTTAGTCTTTAGTGGCTGTGTTTTTTAGAAGTGTATTTTATCAATAGGCAAAAAAAGGTTTGAGTATTCTTGTTAATTCGATATACTAAAAAGTGTGCCAATATTTTTTGTTTAATATTTTATTGAAGGATTTTTTTTGTTGTAATTTTGAGGCCTAAAATTTACCTATTTTTGAGAGTTACCATTTACAAAGACATTTCAGATCCAGAGCATTTTAAACAGCAGCTTTTAAGCTGGTCACAACAATTTCGAGAGGTAATTTTTTTGGATAGTAATTCGTATCCACAGGAATATTCAAGCTTTGATTTTGTTTTGGCGGTGGATGCTTTTACCTCTTTAAAAACAGATTTTCATAATGCTTTTGAAGATCTGAAGCAATATCAGCAAACGACTAAAGACTGGCTTTTTGGATATCTTTCCTATGATTTAAAAAATGATACGGAAAACCTCTCATCATCAAATTTTGACGGTTTAGATTTTCCGGATTTGTTTTTCTTTCAGCCTAAAAAGATTTTTACGTTAAAAGAGAATAAACTTGAGATACAATATTTATTGCTTTGCGATGATGAGTTGGAAGAGGACTATGAAGAAATCGTTAATAATGAATATGATGCCTTTGAAACGGTTAGCACGATTGAAGTCAAACAACGTATTTCAAAAGAAGCTTATGTTGAAAAAGTCAACAAAATGCTGGAGCACATTCATGTAGGTGATATGTATGAAGCTAATTTTTGCATGGAATTTTTTGCTGAGACTGCCGAAATTAACCCCTTAGAGAAATTTCAGAAGTTAAATGCGATATCACAGGCTCCGTTTTCGGTATTTTTTAAGAATCATAAACAATATTTGCTTTCGGCTTCTCCGGAGCGATATCTGAAAAAAGTTGGCGAAACTTTGATTTCTCAACCGATAAAAGGAACTTCAAAACGATCTTCAGATCCGGTTGAAGATGAAAAATCAAAGCAGTTTTTAGCATCAGATCCTAAAGAACGTGCTGAAAACATTATGATTACCGATTTGGTACGAAATGATTTGTCGCATACGGCACAGAAAGGTTCTGTTGAAGTAACGGAACTTTGTAAAATTTACTCATTTTTGCAGGTGCACCAAATGATTTCAACCATCACTTCAAAAATAGATCCGCAGTATTCACCAATAGATGTTTTAAGGACTACTTTTCCAATGGGAAGCATGACGGGAGCACCAAAAATTTCGGTCATGAAGATTATTGAAGATGTGGAAGAAACCAAACGAGGTCTGTACAGTGGTGCGGTTGGTTATTTCACGCCTGAAGGTGATTTCGATTTTAATGTGGTGATAAGAAGTATCCTGTACAATCAGGAAAATAAGTATATATCGTTTTCAGTTGGAAGTGCGATTACTTCTCAATCGATTCCTGAAAAAGAGTACGAAGAATGTTTGTTAAAGGCAAAAGCAATGCACGAAGTTTTGCAATAACAACTATATTTTCGATTGATGAATTGCATGTAGGAATGTTAAATTAAATAAAATTCGTACAATTTTATTTGCAGTTTCGAAATATAGTGTAAATTCGCACAATTCTGAGATTTAAAAAACTTTCTCAATTATATAGAATTAAATTTTTACATTTATAAATGCTTTCAAAATTTCAAAATCATCTCGCTTTAAGATTTCCATTTCTGGAGGATAAAAAGTTGTTTCTGGCAGTAAGCGGAGGATTGGATAGCATGGTCTTGCTGCATTTGTTTCAGCAATTACCGTTTGAGATCACCGTTTTGCACTGTAATTTTCAATTGCGTGGATTAGAAAGTTTTGGAGATCAGGATTTTATTCAAAAGTACTGTGACGAGAATGGTATTTCGATTTTTAGTACTCAATTTGATACTGAGGCTTTTGCCAAAGATTATAAATTATCCACTCAGGTGGCGGCCCGGGAACTGCGCTATAACTGGTTTTACGAACTTCTCGAAACCGAAAATTTCGACTATATTGTAACGGCACATCATGCCGACGATAATCTCGAAACGTTTATAATCAATCTAACCCGGGGGACAGGATTAGATGGGTTGACTGGGATTCCGGAGCAAAATGATAAAATTGTTCGTCCGCTTTTACCTTTTTCCAGAGCCGAAATTTTAGAGTATGCAAAGCAAAACAATATACTGTGGCGGGAAGACAGTAGTAATGCATCTAATAAATACCTTCGAAATAAAATTCGCCATGATCTTGTTCCGATCTTGAAAGAAATCAATCCAAATTTTTTAAATGCCTTTCAAAAAACGCAAGAATATTTACAGGAATCACAAGAAATGGTTGAAGATGCTTCGATCATGATTTACCAGCAAGTAGCGAAAGAGGAGGGAGAAGATATTCACTTTGATTTGAACCAGCTTAAAAAGCTTCCTAATTATAAATCGTATTTGTATCAGTGGTTAAATGAATTTGGTTTCGCGGCCTGGAATGATATTTATGATTTGGTAGAGGGGCAATCCGGTAAACAGGTTTTTTCGGCTGATTTTCGATTGTTGAAAAACAGAGATACTTTGATTTTGAGTCCAATTTCTGAATTAGAAGAAAATGAAGTATTCGAAATTGGAGCAGAGGAGAAAGACGTTAATTTTCCCTTAAAATTGAGGCTTTGTCAGGTAGACGACATTACAATAGATTCAAATAAAGCTATATTTGTGGACGCTGAAAAAATCCGTTTTCCACTTATTTTGCGTAAATGGAAGGAGGGAGATGTTTTTCATCCTTTTGGAATGAAAGGAAAATCTAAAAAGTTAAGCAAACTTTTTAAAGATGAAAAAATATCGCTGATTGAAAAAGAGAAAATTTGGATTTTATGCTCAGATAATCAGATTGTGTGGGTGATAGGAATCAGACAGGATGAACGTTTTAAAATCGAGAATACAACAAACAAAATAATTAAAATAGAATTATTATAATGAACCCTAACTACTACCAACAAACGATAATGTCGAAAAGTGTCTGGAATAAATCCATTGTTTTTTTATTGTTTTTTCTTTTTGCATTTGCAAAGGGGAATGCTCAAATTCTCGAACCGGTAAAATGGACTTCAAAAATCGAAAAGAGAGCCGGAAATAATGCTGTTTTGATTTTTGACGGAACAATTGAAAAAGAGTGGCACATGTATTCGCAGTTTACACCTGAAGGCGGGCCACTTGCTTTGGAAATTACCTTTAAAAATCAGAAAGGAAATTACAATTTGGTTGGAAAGGCTAAAGAAGGAAAAACCAAAACAGCTTTTAATGATGTTTTTGGTGTAAATGAAACTTTCTTTGAAGGCAAAGCGCATATCGAGCAGGAAATCACCATTATCAATCCGAACTTAAAAACGGTTGAGGTTGATTTTGACTTTCAGGTTTGTAAAGAAGTTTGTATCAATTCCAGTAAAAAGTTTTCTATTGCGATTCCATCAAATTTTAAAATGGATGCTGTTGCGGCAGTATCTGAATCTAAATTAGATGAAACAAAAGTGGAGGGGATAGCAGTTGATACAGTAAAAAAAGTAGCCGCTTCAGCCGTAGAGCAAGTTATAAAAACAGATAAGGCTTTGGCAGAAGCAAGTGAAGAAATTCCAGCGTCGACGCCATCAAGAAGTTTATGGTCGATCTTTTTTATCGCTTTTATTTCAGGATTTGCAGCTTTGTTGACTCCTTGTGTTTTCCCGATGATCCCAATGACGGTAAGTTTTTTTACCAAACAAAGTAAAAGCAGGGCAAAAGGAATTAGAAATGCAATCATTTATGGTTTTTCTATTATTGCTATTTACGTAATATTAGGATTAATTGTTACCAAAATTTTTGGGGCAGATGCCTTGAATGCACTGTCTACAGATGTTTGGTTTAACCTGATTTTCTTTGTGATCCTGATCATTTTTGCTACTTCATTTTTGGGAGCTTTCGAAATTATGCTACCTAATTCATGGGCGAATAAAGCAGATCAGCAAGCAGACAGAGGAGGTTTAATTGGTATATTGTTTATGGCTTTAGCTTTGGCTATTGTGTCGTTTTCTTGTACCGGACCTATTGTTGGAACCTTATTAGTGGAAGCTGCTTCGAATGGTGGAATTGCTCCAATTGTTGGAATGTTAGGATTTTCATTAGCGTTAGCACTGCCATTTATGTTCTTTGCTATGTTCCCGGGCTGGCTAAATTCGTTGCCAAAATCCGGTGGATGGCTGAACACTGTGAAAGTAGTTTTAGGATTCTTAGAATTGGCTTTAGCGTTTAAATTTTTATCCAATGCTGATTTGGTACTTCAGTTGCATTTTCTGGAAAGAGAAGTATTCATTGCAATCTGGATCGCTATTTTTGCAGCTTTGACGTTATATTTATTCGGAAAAATTACATTGCCTCACGATAGTCCTTTAAATCATATTTCGGTTGGAAGATTGTATTTAGGATTGCTTACTTTAGTGTTCACGGTTTATTTAATTCCGGGACTTTGGGGAGCGCCATTAAAATTAATCAGCGCATTCCCGCCGCCACCGCAATATAGCGAAAGCCCGTTTGGGGTAGGAGGGTCTGCAAATTCAAATAGCGGCAGTACTGAAACTGTTTCGGGTTTACCGGCAGGAGCTGAGCTAGGCCCTCATGGTATTATGGTTTTTCATGACTATGAAGATGGTTTAGCGTATGCAAAATCAATCAACAAACCAATCATGCTTGACTTTACAGGTTATGCCTGTGTCAATTGCAGAAAAATGGAAAACAATGTATGGTCGGAACCAATGATTTTACCAATCCTGAAAAATGATGTCGTTTTGATTTCACTTTATGTGGATGATAAACGTGACTTGCCAAAAGAAGAGCAGTATGTTACGGCAAAAGGAGATAAAATCGAAACGGTGGGTGATAAATGGACCGATTTTATGATTTCAAAATATAAAACCAATACACAGCCATTATATGTGATTACAGATTTGGAAGGGAAGAATTTAAACCCTTCAAAACCTACTATCAGTTATGTAAGTGCCGAAGAATATTTGCAATGGCTGAAAGAAGGAATTTCAAATTTTAAGTAGTTTTTTTTTCTAGAACATAGAGAATAGAGTGAAGAATATAGAGTAAAGAGTACAATTTAAAATCTGTAATCTACAATCAACAATCTGAAATCTGCAATCTACAATCTAAAGTCTACAATCTACAATCTACAATCTATAATCTATAATCTATAATAAACAAAGGTGAAGTTAATTCAAAACAAAAATCCCTCTAAGGTCAGACTTAGAGGGATTTTTTATAGGCAAAGGCGGAAATTTATTTTTATAAGAATTCTCCGTGTTGAGAAATATCTAATCCTAATTCTTCTTTCTCTTCAGTAACTCTTAGTGGGGTAATTTTGTTTACGACAAAGAATAAAGCATAAGAACCTACAAATGCAAATATAGAAACGATTACCAAAGCAGTTAATTGATTGATAAATAATGTTGGAGTTCCAAAAATTAAACCTTGATTGTCTCCAACAGCGGGGTTGATTGCTTTCGAGGCAAAAACACCAGTTAACAGCATTCCTACCATACCACCAACACCATGACAGGCGAAAACGTCTAACGCATCATCGATTTTTCCTTTAGGAAATTTGCTTACTACCAGATTACTAACGATGGCAGAGAATGCTCCAATGAAAATAGCGTGAGAGATGCTTACAAAACCTGCGGCAGGAGTAATGGCAACCAGTCCTACGACCGCTCCGATACAGGCACCCAGAGCTGATAATTTGTGACCTAAGATTTTATCCAGGAAAACCCATGCCATAGCAGCAGCTGCGGCAGCAACAGTTGTAGTTCCTAAAGCCTGAACAGCTAATCCGTTAGCTCCTAATGCAGAACCGGCATTGAATCCAAACCATCCAAACCATAACAAACCTGTTCCCAATAAAACATAAGTAATTCTGGCCGGATTTACTTTTTGAATTTTTCTTTTTCCTAAGAATATTGCTCCTGCTAAAGCGGCCCATCCGGCACTCATGTGCACTACTGTTCCTCCCGCGAAATCTAATACTCCCATTTTAAAGAATACTCCTTCAGGATGCCATGTCATATGTGCTAAAGGAGAATAGATGAATAGGATGAATAAAACCATGAATAACAAATAAGCCCAAAAACGCACACGTTCTGCAAATGCACCAGTGATTAATGCAGGTGTAATAATGGCGAATTTTGCCTGAAACAATGCGAATAACATAAATGGTATTGTTGGGGCAAGGCTCCAGGCAGTGCTGGTACCTACATTCTGAAAGAATAAATTGGAAGTTGGGTTTCCAATGATTCCGCCAATAGTAGGGCCAAATGCTAATCCGAAAGCGACAATAACCCATAAGATCGTAACAATTACCATTGCCATAAAACTTTGCAGCATGGTACTAATAACGTTTTTCTTACCTACCATTCCTCCGTAGAAAAATCCTAATCCGGGTGTCATAAGCAAAACAAAAGCAGTGGCTACGATCATCCAGGCTGTATCTCCTGTGTCAAACTTTACAGTTTCTGCCGGAATTGGATTATCGGTTAGTATAAAGTTGGATAAAAAGGTGAGTACTAAAATCGTGATAAGAATCACACTTAAAATAATTTTTCGCATAGTTATTTGGTTTTAAATTTTTTTATAAATGTATAAAATTGAGCAATAACCATGTAAAAAATAGGGGTATGTTCTTTATTTTTATTAATTTTTTATTTTGACCCCCTGTATTTTGTGTCAACTGAATAATATTAACTTTAAATTTATGATTTGGTAAAATGTGTTTGTGTTTTTGTTAGTATATTAACTGAAAAACAATGTTTTGTAGGGGTGTTTTTGGTGTTTTTTTGAATTAATATCTGTATATTTTGGTTTGTTGTTGTGAATTGTAAATAAAAAAGGCGTCAGATGAATTTTCAAATGACGCCTTTTATTGTAAAATTTATTGCTTATTTCTGATTGAACTTTGCTTTGAATTTGTCATTCAGTTTGGTTTGAAAAGTTTCTAAGTTAATCTTTCTTCCCTGAATGAAAGCAGATGTTAACTTATTCGTTCTCATGTCAAGTGCATCACCTTCAGAGATAAATAGAGTGGCATCTTTACCCGTTTCCAGAGTTCCGCAAGTAGCATCAATACCTAATAATTTTGCCGTATTTGAAGTGATAAGCTGTAATGCTTTTTCTCTGTCTAAGCCATATGCTGCACAGGTTCCTGCTAAAAACGGCAGGTTTCTTACGCTCATACGCTCGTGATCACCACTGTTTTCAAGTCCTACCACAATACCTTTATCGGTAAGTATTTTGGCCATTTTATAAGGCAGATTTACATCTTCGTCATCACTTGTTGGCATGTCATGTACACGTCTTAAGAATACACCAACATTATATTTTTGCAATACATCGGCAGCTTTATAAGCTTCAAAACCTCCTACAATAACTATTTTCTTGATCTGATTGCTTGCCGCTAACTGAATAGCATCAACGATTTGTTTTTCTTCATCAGCATGGATGTATAGCGTCTGAGTTCCATCAAAAAGCCCTTTTGTAGCTTCAAAAACGATGTTTCTTTCTTTTGAAACAGCCTGATTGTAAGCCTTTGCGTTAGCCCAGAACGCTGCGATTTCTTCCACTTGTTTTGGATAATCTTTGTTGGCTTCAATAACTCCCGGTTCAAACCATGTTCCTGATCTTCTGAAATTAGAAGGGAAGTCAAGATGAATTCCGTCATTTTCCTTTATAATCGCATCTTTCCAGCTCCAGGCATCCAATTGTACCACAGATGAAGTTCCGGAAATTCTACCCCCACGAGGAGTGATCTGAGCCATTAAAATCCCATTCGGACGAACAGTTTCTACCACTTTCGATTCAGAATTGTAGGCGATAATACTTCTTACGTTTGGATTAAAAGTTCCAATTTCTTCCTGATCGTCTGACGATTTCACGGCATCAATTTCTACCAAACCTAATGTTGCATTAGCTACGATAAATCCCGG
This window encodes:
- a CDS encoding protein-disulfide reductase DsbD family protein, with the protein product MNPNYYQQTIMSKSVWNKSIVFLLFFLFAFAKGNAQILEPVKWTSKIEKRAGNNAVLIFDGTIEKEWHMYSQFTPEGGPLALEITFKNQKGNYNLVGKAKEGKTKTAFNDVFGVNETFFEGKAHIEQEITIINPNLKTVEVDFDFQVCKEVCINSSKKFSIAIPSNFKMDAVAAVSESKLDETKVEGIAVDTVKKVAASAVEQVIKTDKALAEASEEIPASTPSRSLWSIFFIAFISGFAALLTPCVFPMIPMTVSFFTKQSKSRAKGIRNAIIYGFSIIAIYVILGLIVTKIFGADALNALSTDVWFNLIFFVILIIFATSFLGAFEIMLPNSWANKADQQADRGGLIGILFMALALAIVSFSCTGPIVGTLLVEAASNGGIAPIVGMLGFSLALALPFMFFAMFPGWLNSLPKSGGWLNTVKVVLGFLELALAFKFLSNADLVLQLHFLEREVFIAIWIAIFAALTLYLFGKITLPHDSPLNHISVGRLYLGLLTLVFTVYLIPGLWGAPLKLISAFPPPPQYSESPFGVGGSANSNSGSTETVSGLPAGAELGPHGIMVFHDYEDGLAYAKSINKPIMLDFTGYACVNCRKMENNVWSEPMILPILKNDVVLISLYVDDKRDLPKEEQYVTAKGDKIETVGDKWTDFMISKYKTNTQPLYVITDLEGKNLNPSKPTISYVSAEEYLQWLKEGISNFK
- a CDS encoding amidohydrolase family protein; protein product: MINKNIYIGLLAFCASLQIKAQQIPAPQQTKSVLILNATAHLGNGSVIQNSAVGFKDGKLTLVADATTVRLAADAYDTTIDASGKHIYPGFIVANATLGLVEIDAVKSSDDQEEIGTFNPNVRSIIAYNSESKVVETVRPNGILMAQITPRGGRISGTSSVVQLDAWSWKDAIIKENDGIHLDFPSNFRRSGTWFEPGVIEANKDYPKQVEEIAAFWANAKAYNQAVSKERNIVFEATKGLFDGTQTLYIHADEEKQIVDAIQLAASNQIKKIVIVGGFEAYKAADVLQKYNVGVFLRRVHDMPTSDDEDVNLPYKMAKILTDKGIVVGLENSGDHERMSVRNLPFLAGTCAAYGLDREKALQLITSNTAKLLGIDATCGTLETGKDATLFISEGDALDMRTNKLTSAFIQGRKINLETFQTKLNDKFKAKFNQK
- a CDS encoding ammonium transporter; this translates as MRKIILSVILITILVLTFLSNFILTDNPIPAETVKFDTGDTAWMIVATAFVLLMTPGLGFFYGGMVGKKNVISTMLQSFMAMVIVTILWVIVAFGLAFGPTIGGIIGNPTSNLFFQNVGTSTAWSLAPTIPFMLFALFQAKFAIITPALITGAFAERVRFWAYLLFMVLFILFIYSPLAHMTWHPEGVFFKMGVLDFAGGTVVHMSAGWAALAGAIFLGKRKIQKVNPARITYVLLGTGLLWFGWFGFNAGSALGANGLAVQALGTTTVAAAAAAMAWVFLDKILGHKLSALGACIGAVVGLVAITPAAGFVSISHAIFIGAFSAIVSNLVVSKFPKGKIDDALDVFACHGVGGMVGMLLTGVFASKAINPAVGDNQGLIFGTPTLFINQLTALVIVSIFAFVGSYALFFVVNKITPLRVTEEKEELGLDISQHGEFL